In Chitinophaga varians, the following are encoded in one genomic region:
- a CDS encoding L-rhamnose mutarotase encodes MKTEEKVFVVNIVPEQTKLQEYLRYHQQVWPEVEAGFRKAGYQKITLYRYQYLVVMKIVVPVGADLQQMGKTAEGYSPRCAEWNRLMSGYQAGVPGTAQGETWVEAKPFYEFRKE; translated from the coding sequence ATGAAAACAGAAGAGAAGGTTTTTGTGGTGAATATTGTACCGGAACAAACGAAGCTGCAGGAATATCTGCGTTACCATCAGCAGGTATGGCCCGAAGTGGAGGCCGGCTTCCGGAAAGCCGGGTATCAGAAAATCACGCTTTACAGGTACCAGTATTTAGTAGTGATGAAGATCGTGGTGCCGGTGGGTGCGGACCTGCAACAGATGGGCAAAACGGCCGAAGGCTACAGCCCGCGCTGTGCCGAGTGGAACCGCCTGATGTCCGGGTACCAGGCAGGCGTGCCGGGAACGGCGCAGGGCGAGACCTGGGTGGAGGCTAAGCCTTTCTATGAATTCAGGAAGGAATAG
- a CDS encoding helix-turn-helix transcriptional regulator: MAPGVCHTMQYIYENFTFPPDQSFTIRSEFLEIRRYTALKSHVNFEIALIENCSGKRFIGDHIRDFEGTELVLLGSYLPHCWQYYQPVDPLQQPAATVIHFFPDFLGRQLLEKPEARQLNALFEKASRGLLFTGPTITTARNLMQEMLVQSGLTRAVLMLQLLDVLAQSEYAEILSSPYFNAVDNSGEANKINKVFDYIFSNFREEIALQDVADLIPMSAAAFCRFFKRKTNRTLIDFVKEVRIGHAAKLLLEGHHNVAEACYESGYNNISNFNKHFKDIKGVSPRDFIKRYNEHTLAIPS; the protein is encoded by the coding sequence TTGGCACCAGGAGTATGCCACACTATGCAGTACATTTATGAGAACTTCACATTTCCTCCCGACCAGTCATTTACCATCCGGTCAGAATTTCTGGAGATCAGGAGATATACGGCTTTGAAGTCACATGTGAATTTTGAGATCGCGCTGATTGAAAACTGCAGCGGCAAACGTTTCATCGGCGATCATATCCGGGACTTTGAAGGCACCGAGCTGGTATTGCTCGGCAGTTATCTGCCGCATTGCTGGCAATACTATCAACCGGTAGATCCTTTGCAGCAGCCGGCGGCGACAGTTATTCATTTCTTCCCGGACTTCCTGGGCCGGCAACTGCTGGAGAAACCGGAAGCCCGGCAGCTCAATGCGCTTTTCGAAAAAGCCTCCAGGGGACTGCTTTTTACCGGCCCAACCATCACCACTGCCAGGAACCTCATGCAGGAAATGCTGGTCCAGTCAGGGCTTACCCGGGCCGTGCTGATGCTGCAACTGCTGGACGTGCTGGCACAGTCGGAATATGCGGAAATACTTTCTTCCCCCTATTTCAACGCGGTGGACAACTCCGGGGAAGCCAACAAGATCAACAAGGTATTTGATTATATCTTCAGCAACTTCAGGGAGGAAATAGCGTTGCAGGACGTGGCGGACCTTATCCCTATGTCTGCCGCGGCATTTTGCCGTTTCTTCAAAAGAAAAACCAACCGCACGTTAATAGACTTTGTAAAGGAAGTACGGATCGGCCATGCCGCCAAACTATTACTGGAAGGACATCATAACGTAGCGGAAGCCTGCTATGAGAGCGGGTATAACAATATCTCCAATTTCAACAAACACTTCAAGGATATTAAGGGCGTATCGCCCCGCGATTTCATCAAAAGGTACAACGAGCATACCCTCGCTATTCCTTCCTGA
- a CDS encoding terpene synthase family protein: protein MNTTNLLAVSQFHYPFPMLKNPYAAVMQEITDNEWIDGTYLSLYKDDPVTRKKYKKTKTAHIASQWFPTASLERLRPACRLMLWTLYNDDKYEEYSPEEISFIEQQSLAVLKGSLSGEDAGIPLGGLLATLREELVQFVPPESMTRFTDGLQKYFNGLKQEQYYKSLKTFPTVEESLAIREDSLCLYPFLELLDLETGLILPEEVHQHPVIKRLKALTVRMMVCFNEVQSFSKDEATDAIYYNVLKVIQHQRNLSFEEAVRQILHIHNEYLNEFQYLQRFLPDFGPWQDAVVNRVHYFSMTLNGWRSISSGLDRYNSLTGFPDAQTAKNALDG, encoded by the coding sequence ATGAATACTACTAATCTTCTGGCCGTTTCGCAGTTTCACTATCCTTTTCCTATGCTTAAGAACCCTTATGCAGCAGTCATGCAGGAAATTACTGACAACGAATGGATTGACGGTACGTATTTGTCTCTGTACAAAGATGACCCTGTCACGAGAAAAAAGTATAAGAAGACCAAAACGGCGCATATTGCCTCCCAATGGTTCCCTACAGCCAGCCTGGAGCGATTGCGGCCAGCCTGCCGCCTGATGTTGTGGACGCTTTACAATGATGACAAGTATGAAGAATACAGCCCCGAAGAAATCAGTTTTATTGAACAGCAAAGTCTTGCGGTGCTGAAAGGTTCGCTCAGCGGCGAAGACGCCGGTATCCCGCTGGGCGGCTTGCTCGCCACGCTGCGGGAGGAACTGGTACAGTTCGTACCGCCGGAATCCATGACGCGGTTTACAGACGGCCTGCAAAAATACTTTAATGGGTTAAAGCAGGAACAGTATTACAAATCACTGAAAACATTTCCCACCGTGGAGGAAAGCCTGGCTATCCGGGAAGATTCCCTGTGTCTGTATCCCTTCCTGGAATTACTGGACCTGGAAACAGGGTTGATACTTCCGGAAGAGGTACATCAGCATCCGGTCATAAAACGCCTCAAGGCGCTGACGGTCCGCATGATGGTGTGTTTCAACGAAGTGCAGTCGTTTTCAAAAGATGAAGCCACAGACGCTATTTATTACAACGTGTTGAAGGTAATACAGCATCAAAGAAACCTTTCCTTTGAAGAGGCCGTGCGGCAGATCCTCCATATCCACAACGAATACCTGAATGAATTTCAGTACCTGCAACGTTTTCTGCCCGATTTCGGGCCGTGGCAGGATGCGGTGGTCAACAGGGTGCATTATTTCAGTATGACGCTGAACGGATGGCGCTCTATCTCTTCGGGGTTGGACAGGTATAATTCGTTGACCGGATTCCCGGACGCGCAAACGGCTAAAAATGCATTGGACGGCTAG
- a CDS encoding polyprenyl synthetase family protein — protein MSRHHSPQNNATGEQAVLSFNDLLAAFEAQFNDRLFPKNPATLYEAVEYSLSNSGKRIRPILCLMANNLMGPVHLDAFLAANAVELYHNFTLVHDDIMDHAPLRRGQPTIYKKFNTNTAILTGDTLLLYVFEYLNCIQGDYKQAVTATFLEAALAVGEGQQTDLDMEAMPLSAISYTDYLDMITMKTAVLLAASLQIGGMIGGAGEEDQEHLYAFGKNIGTAFQIQDDYLDCFGDQVKFGKQICGDILLNKKTFLLLKTFESATPAQRSHLEELMADNTIYKIAPMVQLYKDCKADQWAIHECQRYQDIALRHLKSISVPEAHKQALLSLTDMLLNRAH, from the coding sequence ATGTCCCGGCATCACTCCCCTCAAAACAACGCTACCGGCGAGCAGGCCGTCCTTTCCTTTAATGATTTACTGGCAGCTTTCGAAGCCCAATTCAATGATCGGCTTTTTCCGAAAAATCCCGCCACATTATATGAGGCAGTTGAATATTCATTAAGCAATAGTGGCAAACGTATCCGTCCCATATTATGCCTAATGGCCAATAACCTCATGGGACCTGTTCACCTGGATGCTTTTTTAGCTGCCAACGCGGTGGAACTCTATCATAATTTCACACTGGTACATGATGACATTATGGACCACGCGCCACTGCGTCGCGGGCAGCCTACCATCTATAAAAAATTCAATACCAATACCGCCATCCTCACGGGCGACACCCTACTGCTCTATGTCTTCGAATACCTGAATTGTATACAAGGCGACTACAAACAGGCTGTCACGGCAACATTCCTGGAAGCCGCACTGGCAGTAGGCGAAGGCCAGCAAACAGACCTGGACATGGAAGCCATGCCACTCAGCGCCATTTCATATACCGACTACCTGGACATGATCACGATGAAAACAGCCGTACTCCTCGCTGCCAGCCTGCAAATAGGCGGCATGATAGGCGGCGCCGGCGAGGAAGACCAGGAACACTTGTACGCCTTCGGTAAAAATATCGGGACCGCCTTCCAGATACAGGACGACTACCTCGACTGCTTCGGGGACCAGGTAAAATTCGGGAAACAAATCTGCGGAGACATTCTGCTCAATAAAAAAACCTTCCTGCTGCTGAAGACTTTCGAATCAGCCACCCCGGCCCAACGTTCACATCTGGAAGAACTCATGGCAGACAACACTATTTATAAAATTGCACCGATGGTACAGCTGTATAAAGACTGTAAAGCGGACCAATGGGCCATCCACGAATGCCAACGGTACCAGGACATCGCACTGCGCCATTTGAAAAGCATCTCTGTACCGGAAGCGCATAAACAGGCATTACTGAGCTTAACAGACATGTTACTGAACAGGGCGCATTAA
- a CDS encoding RagB/SusD family nutrient uptake outer membrane protein, with the protein MKPKIFIYLLCIGAALSSCSKSFLDEDPLSIYTPDNSLQSSIQFQQATNNLYNGVRNIYMGNINLDTYFGLYYATDFAYNGTDYDPAAKLNAYKATMVPTYFIPGNMWTAFYKIITNANLIISQASKSTKLSDADKNSFLGQALFFRAYSYNVLANLYGGVPIELNELSGPRYDYVRASREAVYQQCKKDLQQAIGILSDINQVPDGTVNKQIAKHVLTEVLISLKDYDGAIASASDVINFSGVSLMNSRFGRRANLPGDVYRDLFEYNNQNYSTGNHEGLLVIQSTLNNSASVGDQSAWAVVPSLTGVRITEATTKTKMSILFNAKFVDSVSSNGIGWIRPTSHFFYEIWTPGDIRNSSYNIVRDIRISGVPANSPDYGKWYVKDGYKAKVAPADFRDTIRNFYPVIRKMSPSAGDFVSVAGPSILTNVTNPFGGFLLNGASRLFMQKYMARVAETYLLRAEAYLAKGDAQKATDDVNILRNRAGATPATAAEMNLDYILDERLRELYMEEFRAVTLTRLGKLYDRDKKYNPKSGLTIEPYHNLWPIPSTEITQNTGAVLEQNQGY; encoded by the coding sequence ATGAAACCAAAAATCTTCATATACCTCCTTTGTATCGGAGCAGCATTATCTTCCTGCAGCAAGAGTTTCCTGGATGAAGACCCGCTGTCTATCTATACGCCGGACAACTCCCTGCAGTCCTCCATCCAGTTCCAGCAGGCCACCAACAACCTGTACAACGGCGTGCGCAACATCTACATGGGAAACATCAACCTGGATACATATTTCGGGCTGTATTACGCTACTGACTTCGCGTACAACGGCACCGACTATGACCCCGCCGCCAAGTTAAATGCCTATAAGGCCACCATGGTGCCCACCTATTTCATTCCCGGCAACATGTGGACGGCGTTCTATAAAATCATCACCAATGCTAACCTGATCATCAGCCAGGCATCTAAATCCACTAAGCTCAGCGATGCCGATAAAAACAGTTTCCTGGGCCAGGCTTTGTTTTTCAGGGCCTATTCCTACAACGTGCTGGCCAACCTGTACGGCGGCGTTCCCATTGAGCTGAACGAACTTTCCGGACCGCGTTACGATTACGTGCGCGCCAGCCGCGAAGCCGTTTACCAGCAATGTAAAAAAGACCTGCAACAGGCCATCGGCATCTTGTCCGATATCAACCAGGTACCGGATGGCACCGTGAACAAACAGATCGCCAAACATGTGCTCACGGAGGTGCTTATCTCCCTGAAAGACTATGACGGCGCCATTGCCAGCGCTTCCGACGTCATTAACTTCAGCGGCGTGTCCCTGATGAACAGCCGCTTCGGCAGAAGGGCCAATTTACCCGGCGACGTGTACAGGGACCTGTTTGAATACAACAACCAGAACTACAGCACCGGCAATCACGAAGGACTGCTGGTGATACAAAGCACGCTGAACAACTCCGCCTCCGTGGGCGATCAGTCGGCCTGGGCAGTCGTTCCCAGTTTAACCGGCGTCAGGATCACAGAAGCCACCACTAAAACCAAAATGTCTATCCTGTTCAACGCCAAGTTTGTGGACAGCGTTTCGTCCAACGGTATCGGCTGGATACGCCCTACCTCCCATTTCTTCTATGAAATATGGACGCCTGGCGACATCCGTAACTCCTCCTACAATATCGTGCGGGACATCCGCATTTCCGGCGTGCCTGCCAACTCTCCGGACTATGGCAAATGGTACGTAAAAGACGGCTATAAAGCCAAAGTAGCGCCGGCGGACTTCAGGGACACCATCCGGAATTTTTATCCGGTGATCAGGAAGATGTCCCCTTCCGCAGGTGATTTTGTGTCTGTAGCCGGTCCTTCCATCCTCACCAATGTGACCAACCCCTTCGGTGGATTCTTGCTGAACGGCGCCTCCCGCCTGTTTATGCAGAAGTACATGGCCCGCGTGGCAGAAACCTATCTGCTGAGAGCAGAAGCCTATCTCGCCAAAGGAGACGCTCAAAAAGCAACGGACGATGTGAACATATTGCGGAACAGAGCCGGCGCCACACCAGCCACCGCGGCAGAAATGAACCTCGATTACATCCTGGATGAACGCCTGAGAGAGCTGTACATGGAAGAATTCAGGGCAGTGACGCTTACCCGTCTGGGCAAACTCTACGACCGGGATAAAAAATACAACCCTAAGTCAGGCCTGACGATTGAGCCATACCACAACCTGTGGCCAATACCTTCCACTGAAATCACACAGAACACCGGCGCTGTACTGGAACAGAACCAGGGTTATTAA